A window of Lytechinus pictus isolate F3 Inbred chromosome 7, Lp3.0, whole genome shotgun sequence contains these coding sequences:
- the LOC129265621 gene encoding radial spoke head protein 9 homolog: FALSNSLDCVTWGLLPQATQAIRDQCSVVKGRFIGDPSHEYEHIEIQKLGEGEDATEEENTIMIKEEDRLAAMIAKIDEEVAIVPRGAYARNPNNLVCKNRSFEGLSVTEAGKLHNYFHFREAVRLNEKTLLEKADLDKSIDFLDAIHEDIPRGGSWSLDFARGSGLVIIRSLLWPGLSFYHVPSSTKFGYIYSGTGEQNKDLPFML; encoded by the exons TTTGCATTGTCCAACAGTCTTGACTGTGTTACATGGGGCCTTCTACCACAAGCTACTCAAGCAATTCGGGACCAGTGTTCAGTGGTAAAAGGCCGCTTCATTGGAGATCCATCACACGAGTATGAACACATAGAAATTCAGAAGTTAGGAGAAGGGGAAGATGctacagaggaagaaaatacg atAATGATCAAGGAAGAAGATCGTCTTGCAGCAATGATCGCAAAGATTGATGAGGAGGTAGCCATCGTTCCACGGGGAGCCTACGCAAGGAACCCTAATAACCTTGTTTGTAAAAATCGTAGCTTTGAAG GACTCTCTGTCACTGAGGCGGGGAAGCTTCACAACTACTTCCACTTCCGAGAGGCAGTGCGATTGAATGAGAAGACTCTGTTAGAGAAAGCTGACCTTGATAAATCAATAGACTTTCTAGATGCTATCCATGAAGACATTCCAAGAG GCGGTTCCTGGTCCTTGGACTTTGCACGTGGGAGTGGACTGGTAATCATACGCAGTCTTCTTTGGCCTGGGTTGAGTTTCTATCATGTGCCAAGCTCAACAAAGTTTGGTTATATCTACAGTGGTACAGGAGAACAGAACAAGGATCTTCCTTTCATGCTTTGA
- the LOC129265622 gene encoding uncharacterized protein LOC129265622: MIPYDRNIDVSLLIGNDYPRAIRPRQVITGGEDDPYAQKSLLGWGIIGKVCLTSESSGAVVWNKATSCESVKFAVPSTAKEILCPQKVIAILEKDFADENMGGQSISMEDKKFLRIMEKGIRKRPDGHYEMPLPLKTPNTSLPYDRKVAENRWKQLNARFRRNPKFMEDYIEFMKDVLETCAERAPSSYKQGKVNYVPHTGVYHPKKPGKIRVVFDCSAKCEGISLNDNLLQGPDLTNGLVGVLCRFRQEEVAVVGDIKGMFHQFFVSEEDRDLLRFLWWEDGDPNKNVIEYRMKVHLFGATSSPGCANYGFKKAADDGEAEFGSDAASYIRDDFYVDDRLKSVATPDEAVSVMKASQAICSKAGLRLHKMMSYNKEVLQSFPIEDRAKGIADLDLEVDPLPIERALGVFWCVESDTLQFRIELKDRPLTRRGVLSTVGSIYDPIGLASPVTLRGKHILQDLCRRKLDWDSPLPDDVRPQWEKWRFEISELEKLNVPRCYKPPNFGKVKRTELHHFSDASFDGYGQCSYIRLVNEEDKVCCSLVTAKSRVTPLRQMTIPRLELTAATVSAKMSTFLRKELTVAKPQEFFWTDSQVVLGYIRNEARRFHVFVANRVQQIHDETNPKRWFYVNTEDNTADEASRGMTAKELVESSR; encoded by the coding sequence ATGATACCCTATGATAGAAACATTGATGTGTCACTCTTGATCGGAAACGATTACCCAAGAGCTATCCGGCCTCGACAAGTAATCACTGGAGGGGAGGATGATCCCTATGCTCAAAAATCTCTCCTAGGTTGGGGAATTATTGGAAAAGTCTGCCTGACATCTGAAAGTTCAGGTGCTGTTGTTTGGAACAAAGCTACAAGTTGTGAGAGCGTGAAGTTTGCAGTCCCGTCAACAGCGAAAGAAATCCTCTGCCCGCAGAAAGTCATTGCGATTCTCGAGAAGGACTTTGCTGATGAAAACATGGGAGGGCAGTCTATCTCAATGGAGGACAAGAAGTTCCTGCGAATCATGGAGAAAGGAATAAGGAAACGACCAGACGGACATTATGAGATGCCCCTCCCTCTCAAGACGCCTAACACATCGCTACCATACGATCGCAAAGTAGCAGAGAACCGATGGAAACAACTAAATGCCAGGTTTAGAAGGAACCCAAAGTTTATGGAAGACTACATAGAATTCATGAAAGATGTGCTTGAAACATGTGCTGAAAGGGCTCCCTCTAGCTACAAACAAGGAAAGGTAAACTATGTACCCCATACTGGTGTCTATCATCCCAAAAAGCCAGGGAAAATACGTGTGGTCTTTGATTGCTCAGCAAAGTGTGAAGGAATCTCACTCAATGACAACCTCCTACAAGGACCAGACTTGACTAATGGCTTAGTTGGAGTACTGTGCAGGTTCCGCCAAGAAGAAGTTGCTGTCGTTGGAGACATCAAAGGAATGTTTCACCAATTCTTCGTGTCGGAGGAAGATCGGGACCTTCTCCGTTTCTTGTGGTGGGAAGATGGTGACCCAAACAAAAACGTGATCGAATACAGGATGAAGGTTCACCTATTCGGCGCTACTAGCTCACCTGGATGTGCTAACTATGGCTTCAAGAAAGCAGCAGATGATGGCGAAGCTGAGTTTGGGTCCGATGCAGCTTCATATATTCGAGATGACTTCTATGTCGACGACAGACTTAAGTCAGTCGCAACCCCAGATGAAGCCGTGAGTGTCATGAAAGCAAGTCAAGCAATCTGCAGTAAAGCTGGACTGAGATTACACAAGATGATGTCTTACAATAAGGAGGTTCTGCAGAGTTTTCCTATCGAAGACAGAGCTAAGGGTATTGCTGACTTGGACCTAGAAGTTGATCCACTACCAATAGAGAGAGCATTAGGTGTATTCTGGTGCGTGGAAAGTGATACATTGCAGTTCCGAATTGAGCTTAAAGATCGCCCTCTTACTAGACGGGGAGTTCTATCCACTGTTGGCTCAATTTATGACCCTATCGGCCTTGCAAGTCCAGTGACTCTGAGAGGAAAGCACATTCTCCAGGACCTCTGCAGAAGGAAACTTGATTGGGACAGCCCCTTACCCGATGACGTCAGACCACAGTGGGAGAAATGGAGATTTGAAATAAGTGAACTCGAGAAACTAAACGTCCCAAGATGCTACAAGCCTCCAAACTTCGGCAAAGTAAAGCGTACAGAGTTACATCACTTTTCAGATGCAAGTTTTGATGGTTACGGACAGTGCTCTTATATTCGCCTGGTGAATGAAGAGGACAAAGTGTGTTGCTCTCTCGTGACAGCCAAATCAAGAGTAACCCCACTCAGACAGATGACTATTCCCAGACTCGAACTGACGGCTGCCACTGTATCAGCAAAGATGAGTACATTTCTAAGGAAAGAATTGACAGTGGCTAAACCTCAAGAATTCTTCTGGACAGATAGTCAAGTGGTCTTGGGTTACATTCGTAACGAAGCAAGGAGATTCCATGTCTTCGTGGCAAATAGGGTGCAACAGATACATGACGAAACAAACCCCAAAAGATGGTTCTATGTGAACACAGAAGACAACACTGCTGATGAGGCGTCTCGAGGGATGACAGCAAAGGAGCTCGTTGAAAGTAGCCGCTGA